One Oncorhynchus kisutch isolate 150728-3 linkage group LG30, Okis_V2, whole genome shotgun sequence genomic window, aacttaatataatacattaataaaaatctttttagtctcataatgaaacatgttcaatttggttaaaataatgcaaaaacagtgttggagaggaAAGTAAGAGTGCAAAGTAagagtgcaatatgtgccatgtaaaaaagctgaCGTTTAAGTTTattttttaacatgagtcttcaatattcccagttaagaagttgtAGGTATTAtaagactatttctctctataccatttgtatttcatatacctttgactattggatgttcttataggcactatagtattgccagcttaatctcgggagttgatatgcttgaagtcataaacagcgctgtgcttcaagcattgcaaagagctgctggcaaactcaggaaagtgctgtttgaatgaatgctcacGAGCATGCTGCTGCcgaccactgctcagtcagactgctcaatcaaatcatagacttaaatataatataacacacatacgagccttaggtcattaatatggtcaaatccagaaactatcatatcgaaaacaaaatgtttttcagtgagatacggaaccgttccgtattttatcaaacgggtggcatccataagtctaaatattgctgttacattgcacattctttaatgttatgtcataattatgtaaaattctggcaagttaattatggtctttgttaggaagaaatggtcttcacacagttcgcaacaagccaggcggcccaaactgctgaatataccctgactgcttgcacggaacgcaagagaagtgatacaatttccctagttaatattacCCGCTAACATAAATTTtgtttaactaaatatgcaggtttaaaaatatatatacttgtattgattttaataaaggcattgatgtttatggttaggtacaatGGTGCAACGACATTGCTTTTTTTCATGAATGCACTTGTTAAATcgtcacccgtttggcgaagtaggctgtgattcgatgctaatttaacaggcaccgcattgattatttgcaatgcaggacattaaactagtaatatcattaaccatgtgtagttaactagtgatttaagatagatttttttatttttataagataagtttaatgctagctagcaacttaccagtctcctcgtggagtgcaatgtaatcggcgtccaaaaatgctaattaccgattgttattaaaacttgaaatcggccctaattatgccgattaatcggtcaacctctagtctgtaagctgttagtcttaatgaccgttccacaggtgcatgttcattaattgtttatggttcattgaacaagcatgggaaacagtgtttaaaccctttacaatgaagttaTTTGGATATGTACAAATTATTTTTGAAAGGGTCCTGAAGaaaggacgtttattttttttctgagtttatataTTATTGGGACTGATACATACAAGTATTTGAAGTGGAGCAGGGCTATAGATTGTTCTGCCCTGTACCCACTGAATAAGTTGAGGGTTCAGTAGGTTGCAATTGCAACGCATATGCAACTTTAAATGTTTCTGATAGAAATACAATATATGTAATTGACATAATTCTTTATACTATGTAGACATGTCTGTTCTACATAATACATTTCTATCAATGCTCTGTAAAGTTGAGCCCTCCTCAATAAAGCCCCAGGTATACTTGATTTTGTCTGCAGGAAGGTGGCCAAAGGTAGCTAaatgacattcaacctcacaTTCCTCAGCACCTGTTTGGTTAGTCAGGTCTGGGCCAGAATAAAGCTGATTGCTGAAGGGGTTATAAAATGGTTTGACAAACTGCAGAAGAAAAACAAAGATGTATTCCCACTGATGGGTTTCTGGTAATCATTTGCAGGGCTTCTGTTGGTTGTGGCCTTTGGCTGTGTTGTTAGTGATGTGTGGGACTCCAGACGGTTTTATCCGAGATCAGGGTTTCTGCTCGATGAAGTCCCAGCCAGGTTTGACTCTCAGAAGCCAGTGCAAGAGGAGCCTGCAAGGCTGGACCCTAGTGAGGCTGTTGAAGAGCCTGAGGGTTCCCAGTCCAAGCAGGCCTTTGAGAAGCCTCTGACTTTGAACTATCATAAAGTTGAAAAGCCTGAGCGCAAGCCTACCGTGCTTGAGTGGCCGCCGCAGTTGGCGACCAACAGTGTGGTGACTTGGTGTCTGGTCCGTGTGAACGTGAAGCAGGACCTGCTGGGGATTGGCCGGCTCATACAGCCACAGCGTATCACTCTAGGAGGTTGTGCTGCCACTGAGGAGGACGCTGACGCTCATGTGATCACCTTTGAATCAGAGCTGCATGGCTGTGGCAGTGAGCTGACGGTATGTCACATTTATTGTTTAACTTCCTGAATAATGTGACTCATCATTCTTGTCTGATGCTTGACTTATGATCCTGTTCCTAGATGACTGAGGATGTGCTGATCTACACCTTCACTCTTGTCTGAGGCAAAACCTCTTGTTAACACTTCTATAGTGAAGACCAGTGCAGCTATGGTTGATATTGAGTGCCACTACTTGAGGTAACTATTGTTGCGTTCTTCACTTTGACAACCCATATCATTCTGAGGTTTGAGTAAGGCCATAGTCAGCAATGCCCTGAAGCCAACCTGGATCCCCAACATTTCCAACATGGTGCCAGAGGAACTCCTCTACTTCTCCCTGAGGTTCATGACTGGTAGGTAAACCTGATTGGAAGCCTCTTCCTTTGTGTAAACCCCCACTGACATGCCACTCCTCTTTCCAGCTGACTGGCAGTTTGAGAGGCCCTCCAACCATTACTATCTTGGTGACATCATCAACATGGAAGCCTCGGTCATGCCGTACCACCACGTTCCCCTCCGTGTCTTTGTGGACCGCTGTGTCGCCACCTTGGCGCCTGATGTCCACATTATCCCTAGATATTCTTTCATTGAGGACCATGGGTGAGTTTAGTTGTCAGTTTGACTCCTCTTATATTACCTTAAATGTAACCCCTGAAGCCTAACGTTGACCCTTGGTCTCCTCAGGTGTCTGGTTGATGCCAAGTTGACCGGCTCCAGCTCCCAGTTCCTGTCCAGATCCCAGGATGACAAGATCCAGTTTCAGCTGGAGTCCTTCAGGTTCCAACCACAGAATGATTCCCAACAGCtctacataacatgtcatctGAAAGCATCTGCAGCCTCTTCCCCCATTGATGCTGAGAACAAGGCCTGCTCTTTCACAGATGGGTATGTATAAGCTGGGTTGTGGGTATAGTACCTTTATGACATGCTGCTATATAAACTAACCTTCATATTTATCTGTAGCTGGAAGGCTGCAGGTGGAGATGACCTGGTTTGTGGCTGCTGTGACTTCCGCTGTGCTGTGAGGAAGGCTGGAGATCTGGACAGTGATTCAGGTAGGTGTTAAAGCCAGAGCTATATCATATTTCCCTGTTTTAGCTCATCACTGGTAATATGCGTCTACTCTCCTCAGATTTGCGGTGGGAAGGTAAAGCTACCCTGGGCCCGTAATTGTCAAAGAGTAATATTACTACTTTAACAACTTTTTTCGGGGAGGATGTCTGCTGGGACTAATTCTGGAAGGTGTAGCATTATCACCATTCAGATTGGAGAATGATGTGTATATAGTGGATTACCCGTGTCTAAATATAGCAACCCTACTGACTTAGCCCCAATTTTCTTTATTGACTAGATGCTCACATCTTTGGAACTTAACATTGGATGTGGAGAATTATTAGGCTGCCCATTGGCTTATCTTCCTGTGGCTCAATGCAGTTTCCTCATAAACCAGATGTGTCATAGTAAACATGAATCCATACACTCAGTGGTTGCATAAGAATGAAGGTTACTTGAGGCGAAAGGAAGGTGGATGGGTACCTCAACTGTCAAGCATCCCAAATGTTTGGAAATTATCACGGCTACTTTTGCAACTCCTTAACATGTTAGCCAACCTTAACCCAACTGTTAagctgaaaataagaatttgttcttaactgacttgcctagttaaataaggtaaaataaaaaagctaatgttagctacctTGTCAGCATTAGCCATGTAGCTAATGTTGGAATTCGTAATATCATGCATGTTGCAGATTCTTCGTTTTTTATGACGGGGCTGGACATCCACCAACTAATACGTATGTATCATACTAAATTAAGGGAGATCTACTGTTATCTAACCTGGAGATCAGATCAAAATATCCATCACTTGATGGCTACAGTAGGTGTGGCTTTTACTGTGAAGCGCTTGCTTACAAgcccctttcccaacaatgcggaGTTGAAGGAAATGTTAACCCAATAAAATTACTATATACAGGTACAAGGTGTAGGGGTAAAAGTGAATGTATCTTGATTACCTACGCAGCAGCATATGATAGGGAGTGTGCAGGAGTCCGTGTAAATAGTGTAGCCATTTCATTAACtgttcagtcttatggcttggggtagaagctagtTGCAGCCTTAACACAGAAATAAAGATATTACATTAAGACAATGCAAACATTTAACAAGCAAAGTAGACAATTAATGCCTGACAGGTAATGTTTAACATTTCAGTGGAATTAGTAGAGGTCTAGTCATGGTTGATTGCATTAGATCCATTAGTGATGGATTTACTTTTTGCCTGACAAATGTGATTGGGTAAATAATTCCTCTGATGGCGCTGGTTATTGTAGTTTTGTCTTTGGTCTGGGGGGTAGCCGATGACCTGAACTTGCCTGTCTGGTTAAGTTATTTTGCTATTAAACTCTAATTGGTCTGAAAAATACTTGATTTCTTAAATTATTACAGAAAATCAAGACTGGATACTAATTTGCAGTGGTGTGAAATACTTTTAAAGTATGTAAGTAGTTAATCTTCACTATTTTATATTTTGGGAAACTCTTACTTCACtagattcctaaagaaaataatgttatttttactccctacattttccatgacatgCAGAGTTACATGAGtaatgcttaacaggacaggaaaatggtccattcacacactaatcaagagaacatccctggtcaccctactgcctctggcctGCCAGACTTACTAAACACATGCATTTTTGATAAACGGTGTCTGAgttttggagtgtgcccctggctatccgtgaaACCAAGGAACATGGTGcggtctgctttgcttaatataaggcatTTGAAATTATTTCTACTTTTGATACaaaagtatatttagaaccaaatagtTTGAATTTAACTTGGTGACTTCCACTTTTACTTGTTACTTTGttttaaggtatctatactttaactcaagtatgacaattgtgtactttttccgCCACTGCTAATTTGCTTTAAACGCGAAGCCATGAGAGATGATGCATACGGTTGACATTCATATAGATAGCGCAATGAAtagctaatctggcagccctgttttgagTGGGCTGGCCAGCTGTCGCTGAAGCTGTGCCCTCTTTGTAGCCTTCTCAGTCATGCTACACCCTTTGGAGGCTAAGACAAAACACCAACGCAGACATGTTTATCAGCCTGCTATAGTGTGGGAGGCGGAGGGTATATGAaaccagagggagagatgggcagGAAGTTCTGAAATACGTGAAGTGGATGGGGCTAGGTAGGAAGACACACTGTATGGGGGATAAAAAAAATTATAGATAAGGAGTGGTGAAGGGGTTGGCGTGGGAGAAGGGGACCTATTGCTTGCTTCGTCCCATATCCTGCTAGTGTTTGTCAGCGTTGGGTCTGAGTAACGGACAAGACAGACTGTAGACCGACAGTATCACCTCTGATGGGGCATTAGGCCTCCCCCTCACACATGCTTCCATTCGAACACACTTCACCTCCTACACTATGAAAGACACACTTCACTTCCTACACTATGAAAGACACACTTCACCAATGTGCTatactgacacacacaggaacatatcTAGTGTACACTCAAACTTATACACACACTGCAAGCACGAACCCGAAAACTTGGCGTACAGTCAGACATGCATCCTTTGACACTGCTGACAGAGTTCCAGGAACAGGCAGTCATTCCGTTCATCTTGATCTTATACAATGCCTTCTCATTTGTCCTGGATAAAGTATGTGGTTATAAGTGCAACCATAGACTTAGatgactcatctttgtatctgtacCAGTATGGTGCCTGTGAGAGCacgggcagtgccattgaggctgtctccattttgaagtagtcaatgttctacttctatgagttggtaaacaaactgaaagggtgcatactgccacctggaATGTGgtgtttgaacaggtataaagccaaggttggtgatttactgccacctgcagttatggaatgtttgctcacaagtataattgttgactacttcaaaataaTGGTTGCCCGGGCAATGGCAATGTTCATGCAAAAACGGGTTATTTCTAAGTACTGaactctatccatctctatggtTGCCCTCATTGAGATGGAAGGGCAATTTATACATTGGGAGAATCTgaattgcatttccttgattgCTCCTGTCCTCGCCTCCTACTAAAAACCCATTGTATGAGGTCAGATGTTTAAGGACCTCTgaccttctcatccaatgggttttgagaaggagggaATTAGAGGATGAGATGAATCAAGGAAATGATATTCAGATTCTCCCCTTGAGCTCAAGTTCATCCTGAGGAAGGGGTGACGCGGACCATTAGTTTACAGTTGAGAGCCCTCTGCTGGTCTCACTGTGTCAATACCATAATATACTCAGTGCTCAATGACCACAGAACTGCAAGGAGAAAATCAGCCTCTGAACTGAAGAATCACAACGAATCACTATGTTCAAGTCACAATAGCCAACATGGGAGATGTACACGCATACCTTTGGAAAATTGATCAAGCAATAACAC contains:
- the LOC109874770 gene encoding zona pellucida sperm-binding protein 3-like, producing the protein MKNVPQRFLLDEVPARFDSQKPVQEEPARLDPSEAVEEPEGSQSKQAFEKPLTLNYHKVEKPERKPTVLEWPPQLATNSVVTWCLVRVNVKQDLLGIGRLIQPQRITLGGCAATEEDADAHVITFESELHGCGSELTMTEDVLIYTFTLAIVSNALKPTWIPNISNMVPEELLYFSLRFMTADWQFERPSNHYYLGDIINMEASVMPYHHVPLRVFVDRCVATLAPDVHIIPRYSFIEDHGCLVDAKLTGSSSQFLSRSQDDKIQFQLESFRFQPQNDSQQLYITCHLKASAASSPIDAENKACSFTDGWKAAGGDDLVCGCCDFRCAVRKAGDLDSDSGTTPPRVQLYSLSVPVTKAIETYIEDSLAAGFIRPSASPAVAGFFFVEKKDKTLCPCIDFRGLNNFTVLQHILENQLFVKAEKCKFHRSTIPFLGYIITAGSVQMDPGKLHPCAFFSHRLNATNRNYDMRNRELLVMKIVLEEWSLSSGFHPESNRQLERANEDLETTLCCLVSANPTTWSQQLVWVEYACNTLLCSATGLSSFECSLGCQPPLFPEQE